One window of the Perca flavescens isolate YP-PL-M2 chromosome 5, PFLA_1.0, whole genome shotgun sequence genome contains the following:
- the enkd1 gene encoding enkurin domain-containing protein 1, with the protein MCEGPSSISGPIPPDPSLFPQYYTRPASARGRLEGNYDGAMALLSGPLAPDPVLYPGCYSARTPPHRPRISPNATHILERGQRGVVGELLKLEGVSITPVPKQKPRVHDFGKENVRRLREIQRRCKEHEAERAQSRPVPVKALWTSSKYQNVPSRVMVQLQVSSPTTKPQCQTFLKAHSAAPPRPRSKTSPVALQRPASCNSIKDQNLQLQVEGQTIDFIKHNARSAGKTVMRRSQSLTNLRDKPIQSAVKGQVPQYLEERKEQWHKEEEERRRNAPDPTAPAGHTLMPESERQETLKSLKETHRSLVTELLSLPLKADNLSVRSRRAHLDCRLSEIEEAIKIFSRDKVYVKIDS; encoded by the exons caCGTGGCCGTTTAGAGGGAAACTATGATGGAGCTATGGCCCTGCTCTCAGGGCCACTCGCTCCAGATCCTGTGTTGTACCCTGGCTGCTACAGTGCTCGTACCCCACCACATCGTCCCCGTATCAGTCCTAATGCCACCCATATTCTGGAACGAGGACAGAGAGGGGTAGTGGGAGAACTACTCAAACTAGAAGGTGTCTCTATCACCCCTGTTCCCAAACAGA AACCGCGGGTGCATGACTTTGGTAAAGAGAATGTGCGTCGGCTCAGGGAGATCCAGAGACGCTGCAAAGAGCATGAGGCTGAGAGAGCACAGTCTCGTCCGGTTCCAGTCAAAGCTCTTTGGACCTCCTCCAAATATCAGAACGTCCCATCCAGGGTGATGGTCCAGCTACAG GTTTCTAGTCCAACTACTAAACCACAGTGTCAAACATTTCTGAAGGCCCACTCTGCTGCCCCACCAAGACCACGCTCCAAAACCTCTCCTGTAGCTTTGCAACGCCCGGCTTCCTGCAACTCCATAAAGGACCAGAACTTGCAA TTACAGGTGGAAGGCCAGACAATAGACTTCATAAAACATAATGCCCGGTCTGCAGGAAAAACTGTGATGCGTCGGTCCCAGTCACTGACAAACCTTAGAGATAAGCCTATCCAGAGTGCAGTCAAGGGACAGGTGCCTCAGTA TCTTGAGGAAAGGAAGGAGCAGTGGcataaagaggaggaggagaggaggaggaatgcACCTGATCCTACAGCCCCAGCTGGTCACACCCTGATGCCTGAGAGTGAGAGACAGGAGACACTGAAGTCCCTCAAAGAGA CCCATCGCTCACTGGTGACTGAGctgctgtctctccctctcaaaGCTGACAATCTGAGTGTTCGTTCACGTCGGGCTCATCTTGATTGTAGGCTTTCTGAAATTGAGGAGGCCATTAAAATATTCTCCAGGGACAAAGTTTATGTAAAAATAGATTCCTAA